From a single Gadus morhua chromosome 3, gadMor3.0, whole genome shotgun sequence genomic region:
- the chchd10 gene encoding coiled-coil-helix-coiled-coil-helix domain-containing protein 10, mitochondrial, translating into MSRGSRSRSSAPASHSPAPSHAPSHAPMPVQPAPAAMAPAQPQGPGLMAQMATTAAGVAVGSAMGSVMGSALTGAFSGGSSSSPEPARPAYQEAPRPAPAASGPCHYEVRQFLDCATTQGDLSLCEGFSEVLKQCKSSHGVTALV; encoded by the exons ATGTCTAGAGGAAGCCGCAGTCGATCCTCCGCTCCGGCAAG TCACAGCCCCGCCCCGTCCCACGCGCCATCCCACGCGCCCATGCCTGTCCAGCCCGCCCCTGCTGCCATGGCCCCAGCCCAGCCCCAGGGGCCAGGCCTCATGGCCCAGATGGCCACCACCGCTGCTGGGGTAGCAGTGGGCTCGGCCATGGGTAGCGTGATGGGAAGCGCCCTCACCGGAGCCTTCAgtggaggcagcagcagcagcccggaGCCGGCCAGGCCCGCCTACCAG GAGGCCCCCAGGCCGGCCCCCGCTGCTTCCGGACCCTGCCACTATGAGGTGAGGCAGTTCCTGGACTGTGCGACGACCCAGGGCGACCTCAGCCTTTGTGAAGGGTTCAGCGAGGTCCTCAAACAGTGCAAGTCCTCCCATG GTGTGACGGCATTGGTGTAA
- the LOC115540495 gene encoding zinc finger protein 549 has product MSSPVDFHSQIASIIEVLANAAVSKICKVVDDGYAVVHLEVTQNQKDNEFLRRKVRLLELQVAKYRAERMIGPEGTVRFPGARILGRPHREALAGPFPQGRLRGLGRCQKTPPLPRDQDPHQQVVTSTKMEAAEAEPLRIVKVEGAEPSESDHTSNRPDAGSGPTPLAGPEEPRSQSEVSGSDALSLLFTSGCSQEPLTGSDVRAGSQLFPVEQKEGRQRQTWSDTTAAFTQTLSSCDDRTVAAVMVVDDDEAEDYLWSGGLQKEHERGREEQGWREERRREEEQGWRGESFTAGLGFIAPGLSLSESLPASSAHKLHYRPPLTPDPGRLAPHGCGICRKRFGQEAELQKHAACHRRRRAHECSLCGKSFVSRSKLDVHGYVHTGERPFSCTVCPRRFSHPSNLRRHQKLMHNH; this is encoded by the exons ATGTCGTCTCCCGTGGATTTCCACTCACAGATTGCATCCATCATAGAGGTCTTGGCTAACGCGGCCGTTTCCAAGATCTGCAAGGTTGTGGACGACGGATATGCTGTCGTTCATCTCGAGGTAACTCAGAACCAGAAGGACAACGAGTTCCTCCGCAGGAAGGTCCGACTCCTGGAGCTGCAGGTCGCTAAGTACCGGGCGGAGAGAATGATTGGACCCGAGGGGACTGTCCGCTTCCCTGGCGCTCGCATACTGGGCAGACCGCACCGCGAAGCCCTGGCAG GTCCGTTCCCCCAGGGCCGGCTTCGGGGGCTGGGCCGCTGCCAGAAGACCCCCCCCTTACCCCGGGACCAGGACCCCCACCAGCAGGTCGTGACCTCCACCAAGATGGAG GCTGCGGAGGCGGAGCCTTTGAGGATCGTgaaggtggagggggcggagcctagCGAGTCAGACCACACCTCCAACAGACCAGACGCCGGCTCGGGGCCGACGCCCCTTGCTGGACCCGAGGAGCCGCGCAGCCAATCGGAGGTCAGTGGATCAGAtgccctctccttgcttttCACCAGCGGCTGCTCACAGGAGCCactaacaggaagtgatgtcagagCGGGTAGTCAGCTGTTTCCTGTCGAGCAGAAAGAGGGACGCCAGAGGCAGACGTGGTCCGACACCACAGCGGCGTTCACTCAAACTCTTTCTTCATGTGACGACCGTACCGTCGCCGCGGTGATGGTGGTCGACGACGACGAAGCGGAGGACTATCTCTGGTCGGGCGGGCTTCAAAAAGAgcatgagagggggagagaggagcagggatggagagaggagaggaggagagaggaagagcagggatggagaggggagtcCTTCACCGCAGGTCTTGGGTTCATTGCGCCAGGACTGTCGCTATCAGAAAGCCTCCCAGCTAGCTCCGCCCACAAACTCCACTACAGACCCccgttgacccctgaccccgggcGTCTCGCCCCCCACGGCTGCGGCATCTGCCGCAAGCGCTTCGGCCAGGAGGCGGAGCTACAGAAGCATGCGGCGTGCCACCGGCGCCGGCGGGCCCACGAGTGCTCGCTGTGCGGGAAGAGCTTTGTTAGCAGAAGCAAGCTGGACGTGCACGGCTACGTGCACACGGGGGAGCGGCCCTTCAGCTGCACCGTCTGCCCCCGGCGCTTCTCCCATCCCAGCAACCTTAGGAGACACCAGAAGCTCATGCACAACCACTGA
- the ddt gene encoding D-dopachrome decarboxylase, translated as MPFIVLDTNISADVLPADFLKKLCSCTAAALGKPEERMNVAVKPGLPILMAGSSSPCVMLSVSAIGVTDTAEKNREHSAKICAFLAEQLVIPVDRIMICFHALEPHQVGKMGTVMSFL; from the exons ATGCCTTTCATCGTTCTGGACACCAATATATCTGCGGATGTTTTACCTGCAGACTTTCTGAAGAAGCTCTGCTCCTGCACTGCCGCTGCTCTGGGAAAACCAGAAGAG AGGATGAACGTTGCGGTTAAACCTGGGTTACCGATCCTGATGGCCGGGTCCTCTTCTCCGTGCGTCATGCTGTCCGTGTCTGCGATCGGAGTCACCGACACCGCAGAGAAGAACCGGGAGCACAGCGCCAAGATCTGCGCGTTCCTCGCGGAACAACTAGTTATCCCAGTAGACAG GATCATGATTTGCTTCCACGCGTTGGAGCCTCATCAGGTGGGGAAGATGGGGACGGTCATGAGTTTCCTGTGA